The nucleotide window GGGTTTATTTAGCTAGGCTTGATCTGCACGGCATTCAAGACGACAACGTTGTCAATCTAATAAGTCATTTCAGCTTCAATGATCCTCTTTCCACTTCTTCGAAAGAAGTCGGTATACGCCAGGTCTTCCACTGCGACGGCCTACTGCTATGCACCACCATGGACAATAGATTGGTGGTTTGGAATCCATGTTCAGGGGAAACCAGTAGGATGATCAAACCGTTAAATTCCTACTCTCGGTATGACACCTACGCTCTCGGTAAATCCTCGAACAACAAGTACAAAATCTTGAGAGTGCATCATCATGGACCTGGTTACTTGGAACCATGCCTTGTTGATTACGAAATCTATGACTTCACATCTAATTCGTGGAGGGTAGTTGGTAAGACTAGAGAGTGGTCCATTCCACATATGTGGCGAGGTGGAACGTCTGTGAATGGAAATACTTACTGGCTTACTTTTACTTTTAGGCAAAACGGTCCAAGGTCGAGGGATACGTTACGATGTTTTGATTTTTCAACAGAGAGGTTTGGACCTGTGTCTCTTCCGGGTGATCCTCGTTCTTATTATGTCTTTGCTTTATCAGTGACTAGAGAAGAGCAAAAACTTTGTCTCTTAACTTCTTCTCGTGATGAGGTATACGATATAGATGTATGGATAGGAACTAAGATTAAAAGTACCGGAGACATGTCATGGAGTAAACTCCTAACAGTGGAACGAACCCAACGCTGCCAGTTCATTACGCTTCGTACTGGGATGAGTTTCTTGGCCGATCGGGAGAATAAAGTTTTAGTGCATCCCACTAAATATAAGATCTCTAGTAACTGCTTATTACACATTTTGGGAGAGGATAAATACAGACAAGTGGACCTTCATGATGTAGGATTTAAATGCTCACTTCCTGTCCAGTATGGTCCAACTTTGGTTCAAATCCAACAAGGTTCTTTGGGGGTAGGCACATGGAAAGCACCAATAACGTGACTTGTAATTGGCAGactagtttatgcattgttatCCAAGTTTTCATgatatttgataaattataatGTTAGTCTTCCTACTTCATAATTAGTTCCCGTACCTTTCCCAACTTTACGTACATTAGTtaccagaaagaaagaaagaaagaaaggatacttttgtataatttaattattataattggTTAGCCTCGTGCATATCTTCGATCACCATGTATACTAATCACCCCTGCTTCCAAATAGATTATTACAGAATCGCTAGTCAGGAGTGAAATAAAACAAGCTGGAATAAATtctgaaagagagagagagagctaatGTTTGTTCCTTAGCCAAAATATGACTCGATATTTAAATCAACTAATCAACACATAAAGACAAAGTGAATCACATGAAATCTGCAAAGGAAGGTAACATATAGAAATTGGAATAATTCTAGTCAGTTTTAACTTTGGATTCCTTTTTGGCTTTGCTGAGTTTGTGCTTCATTGTCACGAAAAAGAGCAATGCTCCTACTATGGCCAACGCCTTGATGAAGCTTAAGAGGCGACGAAAAAACTCGTTACCTCCGAACAAGGCAGGGTTTGTAACGGCGTGATCCGCAAGCTACACAAAACGTACATTATACTCAGTCCTCAAAAAGATCCGTAGTCTAAAATTAGTACACATGGGTCTCAAGAAACGCACCTCACGGAATTTCGATACGGCTTGCTCAATTTGCTGCTCGTCAAAGTTTGACTTGTATAAATTGTGTGCCGCATCATACGACATAGTTTCGTTTAGGacctaaacaaaaaaacaaaccaggagacaaaataaggaaaaaaatgaGACTTGAAAGAAAAATTAATGGCTGAAAAGGAACATAAAAATGTTGTTATATACCCTTTTGAACTTGAGGTAAAACAGTCCCAACTCTTCAACGTCGATGCGATGGTTGTAGAAATCATGATGTATCATTGTTGCAATGCCTTGTTGTAAAAGCTATATAAACCACAAGGAAACGGATCAATTTGGGCATAAAATCAAGAGATCTATAACTATATAAGCGATGCAGCTCAAAATAAAAGGAACTACATAGTATTACGAgtcttaactatttttttttcttttttttttaatcaaaactgttttatatatttaagtaGTGACCTTGTTCTAGTTAGAGTTGGTTCTAGGGGTTcaagtttttattataagaGCAAACTGTACCAAGAGGAAAGCTCCAAAGAAGCTGCCATAGATGAAGATAAGTCCACCAAGAGTCTTCACTATGATACTAACTGCCATAAGATGCTTAATCTGATCTCCTGAATAGCCTAACTTCGGTCTCCAGTAATCCTCTGTTCCTTCCCAATTGGATCTGAGCTCCATGTAACTAAATataacaaagaacaaaaagtCCCACtaattaagtttagggtttttagtaattaaacccctcaactaaagatgaatcgtaaaaaaaactttcaactaaaaatcctgtgaaataaaccttcaactttagttccgttaatatatgttaccctccgtctaaaaaaccgtgacaGAGGGTGACATAttttaacggtttataagttgagggtttataatgttgaaaacttagttgagggttttttttacgattcgaaaatagttgaggggttttatcactaaaggTCATTAAAAGGTTTCTAAGTTATTTATTatccatttatacattgttttagattgatttgtaagcctttaaaactaatatatatttttaatacattaatatattataaaattaatttatacatcttaaattaataattttcaacacgatttacaacttattataacttcaaaatattaaattatttgatatttggcaatagtgatataaaaaaaattgtgtatatcatcattttcaaatatcaaataattgaaaatttctaagttatattaagtcttaagtagtgttgaggataattcatccatgaagtcaatctttttatttggagtatgacgtactttttcttattttcatgattttcgtcatcaggctcatactttcctattttcctatattgttcttgatttattgtattactttatgtttcaaatatattattgatcaagaaaataaaaatataatgtagttattcagaaatcaatgagaataaaaataatcatgcattattttggaGGGGGGGGGAGAAGTATGAGCCGGATGacagaaatcatgaaaataggaAAAAGTGCGTCATAttctaaatagaaagattgacttcatggatgaattatctcgacactacttaagacttaatataacttagaaactataaattatttcatatttgacaatgacgatataaacacacaaatttttttatatcactattgccaaatatcaaataatttaatattccaaagttataataagttgtaagtagtgttaaaaattattaatttaagatgtataaattagtatacaaatatatgaatgtattaaaatttataaattagttttaaaggcttataaatcttaaaacaatgtataaatgataataaataatttaataacatttaatgacttttagtgataaaactcctcaactaaagatgaatcgtaagaaaaaccctcaactaaaaatccagtgaaataaaccctcaacttataaatcgttaacatatgtcaccctctgtcacggttttttagacggagggtaacatatgttaacggaactaaagttgagggtttatttcacaggatttttagttgagggttttttttacgattcatctttagttgagggatttaattactaaaaacccaaaTAATCTGATACAGGGAATGCTATAAGTAAGACACGTCACTGGACACGTCAGCTAAATGAAAGAGAGCAACAAGAAGTATAAAAACAGAAGAAGCTTTTGCTTGGAGAATTATCGAAAAAGATCAAAAAGTTTGTTagagtcttcttcttccttttctctGTGGTTACTGTGATTTTCCTGTGAATTTTCTAGGAAAATCCCTCAATTGTTGTTCTAGAACTGTTTCTTCTTCTAAGTTCTTCACACATTGAGAGTTGGTTTGGCGTTTTATGAACGTGATTCCAAAGTTACTATTCATCATCTTCTCCAATACAGATTCTCTGTAtcagtggtatcagagccgtcGCGTGACTCGCGTCCTCGGATCGATGGTAGAGCTCGGTGATTTTGTCAAAGCTTGGTGATCGGAATCATGGCAGAGACTAGATCGCAAGAGTTGTTGGCGCCTGAGTCGGAATTGAGTCTTCAGCAACTTCTGGAAAGATTGCGCCTCCGTTACGAACGTGCAAGTTACGCTGAGCATCGTAATCTCCAACCGGCGTCTGCTGTAACTATGTTCAACAATCAAGAATCTGTTCCAGCATCGACGGTTAGCGAAGCTCCGATCAAAAAGCGAACAAAGAAGATCCGTCGGATAATATCGCGTGAAGAGATTGACGATCGAAGGTTCAAGGGGATATGTGTGTTCTGCGACAAACCGGAAACTCCGGAGCACTATCACAAGAACGCAAGACTTTTCATGATAGATGGTGATGAAGATCAACTCTCCTGTGATAAAGATTCGCACCAAGATACTGAGTCACTTGAAGTATATTCGTCGGCTTCGATTCCTGAAAGCGATTCAAACCAAGACGTTGAAGCAGATTCTGTTTCTCAGCTTGAGGAGTTCGAAAAAGAGGTATCAGCATTCTCTTTGGAACCAAGCCTTAGTGTAGATCAACGTCAGTCTATGTTGCTTCAGAACATTGGCTCTCAGCTACTAGTCAATGGTTCACACTGTGTTAGTGTTTGGCTTGCTCCAAAAATAGAAGAATCCTTCATTTTAGATGTGGAGCTGGGGGTTCAGTTGATACAAAAGGCAGTAGAAGCTACTGATTTCGTTGAGCACCACTTGTTTGATCAATTGTCTCTAAGACAGCTCAAGAGTCAAAAGGACTGGACTTTCAAGTACAAACTCAAGAAAAGAAGCCAGCATTTCAGTGACAAGGTTTGTACAGAGAAGGAAGAGCTTCAGGTGGTTGTTAGGGACAGTATCAATGATGGTTTTGGATGGGATCACTTCGGCGGTTATTATGAAGAGATGCTAAGAGTTTGTGCTACTGAAGTTGAAGAGCTTGTAACCCTGAAATATTCCAAAACATGGAGGTTTAAGTTCAGGAAGAACAAGCCAGCCATTGCTTTATGTGGAGAGCAGGAAGAAGACAAGTGGGAGCATTTAAATGGAAACATGCCTTCTGGTTTTGATTGCAGTATGTGTGTTGTGTATATGCTATCTGACTTGCAAGCTACGTTAGAAGGATGTAGGGTTACGGATAGGCTGCGGAACTTCTATACGCAGAGGTGGCAGAGGGTTGCTGTGAGAGGGAGATGTGATAGTCCGCAGAAGCTTATGGCGTTCTATGAATTGGTGCAGAGTTCTTGGTTCCCTAAAATCTTTTGTGTGTCCAATGGAACTGGTTCTTTTACAATATGGCATCGCTGGAGGTGCAAGGCAGCCTCTACTTCATATGAAACGAAAGAAGCAGAAAAGTTGAAGCCACTGACTGAGTTGATTGCAGATAAAATAAAGATAGTTTGTCCAGACGAGGGAAGAGTTGGTCGTATTGATTCAAGCGTGTGTACTACTGTGGTTGAAGAACGTGTGCTCCTGAAATTGTATAAATCTTGGCAATTCAAGTTCAGAAGCATGTTTCAAGTTCAATTCACAGACGAGATAGAGACCATCAAATGGACAGGTTGTCTACTTCGGTTGCAGCAGAAGAGAGTCTTTATTCTTTGGAACGGTCAGTTTGTGCTTACGGCCCTCCAAACAGACCATGAGGCGGTAGAATGTGTCAACGGGCGTCAACTACGTTCCTTGAATATATTGCTCGTGTTGATGTTGCTGGAAATGGAAAATGCAAAGAAGTGTGGAAGAAAAGTGCAGAGAAGAATCAAGCAAGACAAACTTCTCAAGTCTTGGAGATTCAAGTTCAGAGGCAAGATGGAGACTATCAAATGTACAGATCGTCTCATTGATCTATGGAAACTGAGCGTTTTAACTCTGTCGGCAGTCAGCTTGATCATTTTAAATGAGAGTTGTCTCATTGAGAAGCTGCTATAAGAATATTAGAAAAATTGCAGGCTGATTCTGAAAGTTGCAGTGGAATTTGATGTTTCATGGCCAGCGAAGAGAGTGTGTTCTTGAGCTTCATTTCAGGGTGTTGGCTGTGGCTAAGCTGCTGAACTTCTGTACCAAGAGGTGGCTAGTGGGTATTGTGAGATGGAGATTTCTCTGAGAACGTATTGCCATGCCACAACAAACAGTTTCTGAGTTTCAAGCTAACCTTGTGAT belongs to Brassica rapa cultivar Chiifu-401-42 chromosome A07, CAAS_Brap_v3.01, whole genome shotgun sequence and includes:
- the LOC103828770 gene encoding putative F-box protein At4g10190, translated to MMRMMRLWLKMMTRWGRSVMAVTENNRTVYLPEDMLVEILSRVPEASLARFRSTSKEWNALIKKERKLDYKSLVVILIDRRVYLARLDLHGIQDDNVVNLISHFSFNDPLSTSSKEVGIRQVFHCDGLLLCTTMDNRLVVWNPCSGETSRMIKPLNSYSRYDTYALGKSSNNKYKILRVHHHGPGYLEPCLVDYEIYDFTSNSWRVVGKTREWSIPHMWRGGTSVNGNTYWLTFTFRQNGPRSRDTLRCFDFSTERFGPVSLPGDPRSYYVFALSVTREEQKLCLLTSSRDEVYDIDVWIGTKIKSTGDMSWSKLLTVERTQRCQFITLRTGMSFLADRENKVLVHPTKYKISSNCLLHILGEDKYRQVDLHDVGFKCSLPVQYGPTLVQIQQGSLGVGTWKAPIT
- the LOC103828771 gene encoding uncharacterized protein LOC103828771; its protein translation is MDFVQRKVNNLGGKVATFPYVETIGRALFASSFFFSAWHDYMELRSNWEGTEDYWRPKLGYSGDQIKHLMAVSIIVKTLGGLIFIYGSFFGAFLLLLQQGIATMIHHDFYNHRIDVEELGLFYLKFKRVLNETMSYDAAHNLYKSNFDEQQIEQAVSKFRELADHAVTNPALFGGNEFFRRLLSFIKALAIVGALLFFVTMKHKLSKAKKESKVKTD